Within Thermococcus indicus, the genomic segment AAGATCTCCGAATGGGGACTCGAGTACGGGGTGAAGATCGGCGTCGAGAACATGCCGCGCTTCGTGATCCTCGATGCACAGACGTGCGAGAGGCTCTGGGAGATACTCGGGGACGTCGAGATAGGGGTAACCTTCGACGTAGGACACCTGAACACCACAACGGGGAAGTTCGAGCGTTTCCTGGAGGTCCTCGGAGACAGGATAGTCCACGTTCACCTCCACGACAACCGCGGCGAGAGGGACGAGCACCTGGCCCTGGGCGACGGCACTGTTCCCTGGGTTAGAGTGTTCCCAAGGCTCCCGAGGGTGACCTGGGCCCTCGAAGTCAGCGACATTGAATCCGCCCGGAGAAGCCTCGAATTTTTGAAAAGCCTGCATTGATGGACGTTTCAGTTCATTGGCGTCCGATTTTTACAAAACGCAACTCTTTTATACATTTAACCTGAAGTTCTTGCGAGAAGCAGTTTCTGGCGGAGGGATACCAATGGCGGAAAAGATAGTGGAGGAAATGAGGCCCTTCTTCGACCCGAAGGCGGTCGCTATCATCGGCGCAACGAACAAAAAGGGAAAGGTTGGGAACGTTATCTTCGAGAACTTCAAAATGAACAAGGAGCGCGGAATCTTCAAGGGGAACATCTACCCGGTCAACCCGAAGCTCGATGAAATTGAGGGCTACAAAGTCTATAAGAGCGTTAAGGAGCTCCCCGATGATACTGATCTGGCCGTTATATCGATTCCGGCCCCCTTTGTTCCGGCAACCATGAAGGACATAGCTGAGAAAGGGATAAAGGCCGTCATCATCATCACCGGCGGCTTCGGTGAGCTCGGCGAGGAAGGAAAGAAGCTGGAGCGCGAGATACTTGAGATAGCCAGGGAGAACGGGATAAGGATCATCGGCCCGAACTGTGTCGGTGTTTACGTGCCAGACACCGGTGTTGACACCGTTTTCCTGCCGGAGAGCAAGATGGACAGGCCGAAGAGCGGACCGATAGCCTTCGTCAGCCAGAGCGGTGCCTTCGCGGCGGCTATGCTCGACTGGGCGGCTATGGCCGGGATAGGAATCGGCAAGATGGTCAGCTACGGCAACAAGCTCGACGTCGACGACGCCGACCTTATGGACTACTTCATCCACGACGACGGCATAAACGTCGTCACCTTCTACATCGAGGGTGTGAAGGACGGAAGGAAGTTCATAGAGGCCGCCAAGAGGATAACCAAGGTCAAGCCAGTCATAGCCCTCAAGAGTGGAAGGACCGAGTACGGAGCAAAAGCAGCCTCTTCCCACACGGGTTCTTTGGCTGGAGCAGACACGATTTACGATGCCGTCTTCAAGCAGACCGGCGTCATCCGTGCCGAGGACTTCGAGCACATGTTCGACCTCGCGAAGGCCTTCGCTGCGCTCAAGGACAAGCTCCCGAAGGGGGCCAGGATAGGAATAATCACCGACGGCGGTGGAGCCGGAGTCATGGCCAGCGATGCCGTTGCCAAGTTCGGCCTCAAGATGGCCGACCTCAGCGAGGAGACGCTCAAGTTCCTCAAGGAGAACTTCCCGCCGCACGCGGTTGCAGGAAACCCGACCGACGTCGTCGGCGACACC encodes:
- a CDS encoding acetate--CoA ligase family protein, translated to MAEKIVEEMRPFFDPKAVAIIGATNKKGKVGNVIFENFKMNKERGIFKGNIYPVNPKLDEIEGYKVYKSVKELPDDTDLAVISIPAPFVPATMKDIAEKGIKAVIIITGGFGELGEEGKKLEREILEIARENGIRIIGPNCVGVYVPDTGVDTVFLPESKMDRPKSGPIAFVSQSGAFAAAMLDWAAMAGIGIGKMVSYGNKLDVDDADLMDYFIHDDGINVVTFYIEGVKDGRKFIEAAKRITKVKPVIALKSGRTEYGAKAASSHTGSLAGADTIYDAVFKQTGVIRAEDFEHMFDLAKAFAALKDKLPKGARIGIITDGGGAGVMASDAVAKFGLKMADLSEETLKFLKENFPPHAVAGNPTDVVGDTDAERYRIAIEGFVNDPNVDAILVIVLFQVPLLEEEKIIDILAEYQKKSDKPIVAVAMGGKKTDHYARILEDKGVPVYPTPERGVRALAGLVKYAQYLRRGA